Below is a window of Candidatus Binatia bacterium DNA.
ATCTCCTGCAGCGCCATACCCGTTGAAACTCTGGCCGTGATGTTGAATTTCGTATCGGGGCTGCCGCCTTCGGGCAGATACGGACTCTTGATCCATCGGTCGGTCTCCGGCGCATCAGCTTCCGATCGATTCGAGTAACGGGGCCCGACGACGGTCGGGTAGACGAACTCGTAGGCGCCGTCTGTCGGGACGAGCAATTCGGTGTAACGCAGCTCGATGTCGATGGTATCGCCCGGCATGATATTGGCGACATTCATGCTGAATACATTCGACCGCTGTTGCTTGAGCAAAGAAGCGCTTTTGCCCTCTGTTTTGGCCTCGTCGAATTGTTTTTGCGCCGCCTCTCGTTCCTTAATCTTGGCGGTAATGACCTGCCCGCCGATGGTGAGCTTCATGCCGTGAACCGCAGCGCGCGTGGACGCCGGGAAGATATAGCGCGCGCTGATGGGGCGCATCCCATCGTTGGAATACGTTTGTTTGACCAAGACGTCGGCTATCACCCCGCTGATATTGACCTCGACGTTGGTTTGCTTCAGGGGAAACCGATCCACCGCCGGATCCCCGTTGTCGATAAAAAAATAGGGAGACAGTGTGCGGTTATCTCCTGTCTCCGCATACAGGCCGGTTGCCGAGATCGCCAAAGCGATGCTGAAGAACAACCACAGCCGCCATCCGGATATCTTGAACATAGTGACCTCCTTGCGCGATTTTCACGAAAGGTAGGGTCGCAGTTCGAAAAGAGGATGAAAGAAGGCAGAAAAATCAGTGAAAAGTAAAAAACATTAGCGCTGGAAAGGTCGGCCGGGCAAAAACCGCCAAGCGTACCTTAATAGGGTGATCGGAAAGACTAAGACTGGCGCGCGAAAATGGGGGAAAGATGGAATCAGATACCGACGGGAATGTCCGGTCGATCAATCACGGCTCGACGGGCGCACAAGCGGCGCTAGACGCCAGCGGCCGTAGGCGACGAAGGCCGCGAGGATTCCAACCACCAGCGGGATCAGCGCCATGACGACAGCGCCCATCATCAGCGTGATCACCGTCGCGCCGATCATGATGATCATGAGCCCGGCCGCGGCGAGCGGCGTCAGGCCCGGGCGAATGCCGAGCAGCCCGGGGAGTATCAGGCTGATCGCGCCGAGTACCTCGCACACGGCGATGAACCGCAGGAACCAGCCCGGCAGCGGTATCGGCATCTGCTTCGTCATCTCTTCGATCGGCAGGACCAGTTTGATTCCGCCGGCCCACAGAAAAAGCAGCGCGAGCAGCGCCTGAATGATCCACAGCACAAAATTCATAATCAACCTCCTCCGTCTTCCCGCCGCAGCGGTTACTTTGTGCTCGCCGCCTCGGCGGCCGACTTCATTTGCCTGAGACCCTTCTCGAAATCGTCGCCGATCATTTTGTCCATGTTCATGAACAGGCCGAACGCCTTCGCCATAAAATTCTTTTCGCCGGCCATGCTCCACGTGACCGCCGTTTGATTGCCCTGGGGCTTGAACGTGAACTCGGTGTCGGCGGTGGACGCGAACGGCTTCAGGAATTCGAGCTTGATCCTGACGAGCTCGTTCG
It encodes the following:
- a CDS encoding DoxX family protein → MNFVLWIIQALLALLFLWAGGIKLVLPIEEMTKQMPIPLPGWFLRFIAVCEVLGAISLILPGLLGIRPGLTPLAAAGLMIIMIGATVITLMMGAVVMALIPLVVGILAAFVAYGRWRLAPLVRPSSRD